In Streptomyces sp. SN-593, a single genomic region encodes these proteins:
- a CDS encoding aldo/keto reductase, translated as METVTLNNAVRMPALGLGVFQTPPDETRAAVTAALDLGYRHIDTAAAYGNEREVGQAVRDSGLPRDEVFVETKIWISDYGYDETLHGFDKSAAKLGLDRVDLLILHQALPSDFDRTLAAYRALEALLADGRVRAIGVSNFMVEHLTALLEATSVVPAVNQLEIHPYFQQRSVLDFDDRHGIVNQAWSPIGGITFYPGYGENRTSVLADPAVTATAEAHGKSPAQVLLRWGLQQGRSVIPKSTRRKRIAENIDVFDFALTPDELAALDALETGRRGGPAPEDVTLASHGRAVPEA; from the coding sequence ATGGAAACCGTCACCCTCAACAACGCCGTCCGGATGCCCGCCCTCGGGCTCGGCGTCTTCCAGACACCTCCTGACGAGACCAGGGCGGCCGTCACGGCCGCGCTCGACCTCGGCTACCGGCACATCGACACGGCCGCCGCCTACGGCAACGAGCGCGAGGTCGGCCAGGCCGTACGCGACTCCGGGTTGCCGCGTGACGAGGTCTTCGTGGAGACCAAGATCTGGATCAGCGACTACGGCTACGACGAGACCCTGCACGGCTTCGACAAGAGTGCGGCCAAGCTCGGCCTCGACCGCGTCGACCTGCTCATCCTGCACCAGGCGCTGCCGTCGGACTTCGACCGCACGCTCGCGGCCTACCGGGCCCTGGAGGCGCTCCTGGCCGACGGCAGGGTCCGTGCGATCGGCGTCAGCAACTTCATGGTCGAGCACCTGACCGCTCTGCTGGAGGCGACCTCCGTCGTCCCCGCCGTCAACCAACTGGAGATCCACCCCTACTTCCAGCAGCGCTCCGTGCTCGACTTCGACGACCGGCACGGCATCGTCAACCAGGCGTGGTCCCCCATCGGCGGGATCACCTTCTACCCCGGCTACGGCGAGAACCGCACCAGCGTGCTCGCCGACCCCGCCGTCACCGCGACCGCCGAGGCGCACGGCAAGAGCCCCGCCCAGGTACTGCTGCGGTGGGGGCTCCAGCAGGGCCGCTCGGTCATCCCCAAGTCCACCCGGCGCAAGCGGATCGCCGAGAACATCGACGTCTTCGACTTCGCTCTCACCCCCGACGAACTCGCCGCCCTCGACGCCCTCGAAACCGGCAGGCGCGGTGGCCCCGCACCCGAGGACGTCACGCTCGCGAGCCACGGCCGCGCCGTTCCCGAGGCGTGA
- a CDS encoding CGNR zinc finger domain-containing protein, with protein MTLPYDDRFPRHSVAANARRAADLVNVLAGEGSPAEVRAADGTDRPRPGTAKGPGADPDPVPGTTARTDRDAGAGSRVREEAAGTRVREEVAAVLRAYGEEDPLGLTTDDLADLRAAALRLREVFAAEHVDEAAARLNRLLAAGTGPLRLTSHGGGTPWHPHLDADDEAPWAEWFLASSCMALAVLLWDRQRPPGGVCASPSCPNVYVTEGRGPNRRYCSRRCATRERVAAHRARHPPGGGGPLTPRERRGRGSRA; from the coding sequence GTGACCCTCCCGTACGACGACCGCTTCCCCCGCCACTCCGTCGCGGCCAACGCCAGGCGTGCCGCCGATCTCGTCAACGTGCTGGCGGGGGAGGGGAGTCCGGCGGAGGTGAGGGCCGCGGACGGCACCGACCGCCCCCGGCCGGGCACCGCGAAGGGCCCCGGCGCCGACCCCGACCCCGTCCCGGGAACCACCGCCCGCACCGACCGCGACGCGGGCGCCGGCAGCAGGGTCCGTGAGGAGGCCGCCGGCACCAGGGTCCGTGAGGAGGTCGCCGCCGTGCTGCGCGCGTACGGCGAGGAGGACCCCCTCGGCCTCACCACCGACGACCTCGCCGACCTGCGCGCGGCCGCCCTCCGGTTGCGCGAGGTCTTCGCCGCCGAGCACGTCGATGAGGCCGCGGCCCGGCTCAACCGGCTCCTCGCGGCCGGCACCGGCCCGCTCCGCCTCACCTCCCACGGGGGCGGCACCCCCTGGCACCCGCATCTGGACGCAGACGACGAGGCGCCGTGGGCCGAGTGGTTCCTCGCCTCCTCGTGCATGGCGCTGGCCGTCCTCCTGTGGGACCGCCAGCGGCCGCCGGGCGGCGTGTGCGCCTCCCCGAGCTGTCCCAACGTCTACGTGACCGAGGGACGCGGCCCGAACCGCCGCTACTGCTCGCGCCGTTGCGCCACCCGCGAGCGTGTCGCGGCCCACCGGGCCCGCCACCCGCCCGGTGGGGGCGGACCGCTCACGCCTCGGGAACGGCGCGGCCGTGGCTCGCGAGCGTGA
- a CDS encoding alcohol dehydrogenase catalytic domain-containing protein: protein MRAALMYAAGDVRVERVADPVLKESTDALVRITAACICGSDLHHYHALPASAGPVRMGHEFIGVVEETGADVASVRPGDLVVAPFAYSDGTCEFCRAGLQTSCLHGGFWARDGVDGGQGEAARVPLADGTLVKLPVGPDDALIPSLLTLSDVLGTGHHAAVRGGVRRGSTVTVVGDGAVGLLAVLASKRLGAEQIVLMGRHTARTDLGRAFGATDVVAERGAEGVERVRELTGGGSAVVIEAVGLRPAYEQAYGVVRPGGTISRVGAPQYEEAPIGFGSLFGHNITLTGGPAPARAYIDTLLPDVMEGRIEPGRVFDRGVDLGGTPEGYRAMDAREALKVLVRP, encoded by the coding sequence GTGCGCGCAGCACTCATGTACGCAGCAGGCGACGTCCGCGTCGAGCGGGTCGCCGACCCTGTCCTGAAGGAGTCCACCGACGCGCTGGTCCGCATCACCGCGGCCTGCATCTGCGGCAGCGACCTGCATCACTACCACGCGCTGCCGGCCTCCGCCGGCCCGGTCCGCATGGGCCACGAGTTCATCGGCGTCGTGGAGGAGACCGGGGCGGACGTCGCCTCGGTGCGCCCGGGCGACCTGGTCGTCGCGCCGTTCGCCTACTCGGACGGCACCTGCGAGTTCTGCCGCGCCGGGTTGCAGACGTCCTGCCTGCACGGCGGTTTCTGGGCCCGGGACGGCGTCGACGGCGGCCAGGGGGAAGCCGCCCGCGTGCCGCTGGCCGACGGCACCCTCGTCAAGCTGCCGGTCGGCCCGGACGACGCCCTGATCCCCTCCCTGCTCACCCTCTCCGACGTGCTGGGCACCGGACACCACGCCGCCGTCCGGGGCGGGGTGCGGCGGGGCAGCACCGTCACCGTGGTCGGGGACGGCGCCGTCGGCCTGCTCGCCGTCCTGGCGTCCAAGCGGCTCGGCGCCGAGCAGATCGTGCTCATGGGCCGGCACACCGCGCGGACCGACCTCGGCCGCGCCTTCGGGGCGACCGACGTGGTCGCCGAGCGCGGCGCCGAGGGCGTCGAGCGGGTCCGCGAACTGACCGGGGGCGGCAGCGCCGTCGTCATCGAGGCGGTCGGGCTCCGGCCGGCCTACGAGCAGGCGTACGGGGTGGTCCGCCCCGGCGGCACGATCAGCCGGGTGGGCGCGCCGCAGTACGAGGAGGCCCCGATCGGCTTCGGCAGCCTGTTCGGCCACAACATCACCCTCACCGGCGGCCCCGCCCCGGCCCGCGCCTACATCGACACGCTCCTGCCCGACGTCATGGAGGGCCGCATCGAGCCCGGCCGGGTCTTCGACCGCGGCGTCGACCTCGGCGGCACGCCCGAGGGGTACCGGGCCATGGACGCGCGCGAGGCGCTGAAGGTACTGGTGCGGCCGTGA
- a CDS encoding cupin domain-containing protein — protein MAPRRVRRGVALAAGRPAAPAHQPARPRPEHRDRAPAHPGPRARSGPRFHVAVPAGSWQRAEPAADREVLVSCVVPPGPTSRTSRCWAWHRDGPAAEAAAARPRRRTDTVRAASCRAARRSSAGPIGAISGRGGTHGARTCAERVPPRRLSCVRRRWPGRSPPLCRAVRRRRGSRGSPTVRGGAPGAVPPPVRGVAPGGRAAVLRWPGWFGGRAVWHVAS, from the coding sequence GTGGCACCACGTCGCGTCCGACGAGGTGTGGCCCTGGCAGCAGGGCGGCCCGCTGCTCCTGCGCACCAGCCCGCCCGGCCCCGCCCCGAGCACCGTGACCGAGCACCTGCTCACCCCGGACCCCGAGCCCGGAGCGGCCCCCGCTTCCACGTCGCCGTCCCCGCCGGGTCCTGGCAGCGCGCCGAGCCCGCCGCCGACCGCGAGGTACTGGTGAGCTGCGTGGTCCCCCCGGGTCCGACCTCGCGGACTTCGCGCTGCTGGGCCTGGCACAGGGACGGTCCGGCGGCCGAGGCGGCCGCCGCACGGCCACGCCGTCGTACGGATACGGTCCGGGCGGCGTCCTGCCGCGCCGCGCGGCGCTCTTCCGCAGGTCCGATCGGTGCGATCAGCGGACGAGGGGGCACGCACGGTGCCCGCACCTGCGCCGAACGGGTGCCGCCGCGGCGACTGTCGTGTGTGCGGCGTCGGTGGCCGGGCCGCTCGCCGCCGCTGTGCCGCGCCGTCCGTCGGCGGCGCGGGTCGCGCGGGTCGCCGACCGTTCGTGGAGGGGCCCCTGGTGCGGTGCCGCCGCCCGTCCGCGGGGTTGCGCCCGGCGGGCGGGCGGCGGTGCTGAGGTGGCCGGGGTGGTTCGGCGGTAGGGCGGTATGGCACGTGGCGTCATGA
- a CDS encoding aldo/keto reductase, protein MQYRPLGRTGVQVSTLCLGAMMFGPWGNEDEADSVRIIHRALDAGINFVDTADVYSAGASEEIVGKALRDRREDVVLATKFFMPMGEDDPNRRGGSRRWIVREVEESLRRLGTDHIDLYQVHRPSADTDVSETLGALTDLVRQGKIRYLGSSSYSGSQIVEAQWTSRERHLERFVTEQPPYSILVRGIEEDVLPTARRHGMGTLTYSPLAGGWLSGRYREDTSAGPASAARPPARFAMDSPANRRKLEAVEQLALLAEEAGLTLIELAVAFVVNHPGVTSAIIGPRTMEQLDAFLPAAEVALPADVLDRIDAIVAPGVTVNPADNSYGDFELRPEQRRR, encoded by the coding sequence ATGCAGTACCGACCGCTCGGCCGCACCGGTGTCCAGGTCAGCACGCTCTGTCTGGGAGCGATGATGTTCGGCCCCTGGGGCAACGAGGACGAGGCCGACTCCGTCCGGATCATCCACCGGGCCCTGGACGCCGGGATCAACTTCGTGGACACCGCGGACGTGTACTCCGCCGGCGCCTCGGAGGAGATCGTCGGCAAGGCGCTGCGCGACCGGCGCGAGGACGTGGTCCTGGCGACCAAGTTCTTCATGCCCATGGGCGAGGACGACCCCAACCGGCGCGGCGGCTCGCGGCGGTGGATCGTGCGCGAGGTGGAGGAGTCCCTGCGGCGCCTGGGCACCGACCACATCGACCTCTACCAGGTGCACCGCCCCAGCGCGGACACCGACGTCTCCGAGACCCTCGGCGCCCTGACCGACCTGGTGCGCCAGGGGAAGATCCGCTACCTCGGCTCCTCGTCCTACTCCGGCTCGCAGATCGTCGAGGCCCAGTGGACATCCCGCGAACGCCACCTGGAGCGGTTCGTCACCGAGCAGCCGCCGTACTCGATCCTCGTCCGCGGCATCGAGGAGGACGTGCTTCCCACGGCGCGCCGCCACGGCATGGGCACGCTGACCTACAGCCCGCTCGCCGGCGGCTGGCTGTCGGGGCGCTACCGCGAGGACACCTCCGCCGGCCCGGCCTCCGCGGCCCGCCCGCCGGCCCGCTTCGCCATGGACTCCCCGGCCAACCGGCGCAAGCTGGAGGCCGTCGAGCAGCTCGCGCTCCTGGCCGAGGAGGCCGGCCTGACCCTGATCGAGCTGGCGGTGGCCTTCGTGGTCAACCACCCCGGCGTCACCTCCGCCATCATCGGGCCGCGCACCATGGAGCAGCTCGACGCCTTCCTGCCCGCCGCCGAGGTCGCCTTGCCGGCCGACGTCCTCGACCGTATCGACGCGATCGTGGCCCCCGGGGTGACGGTCAACCCCGCCGACAACAGCTACGGCGACTTCGAGCTGCGACCCGAGCAGCGGCGCCGCTGA
- a CDS encoding coagulation factor 5/8 type domain-containing protein, with protein MRRPSLAAPTADRRRPASTRRRGYAALGAGALLLATLTGLTGAAGSASAESAGRGGAAARPAADAADCPAQSDTPDFGPNVHVFDPSMGDAAIQSELDTQFNQMKDTATAQFSENRVADLFKPGTYGVEDNVGFYTSVAGLGQNPDDVTINGDVTVDAFNASDAGNATQNFWRSAENLAINPSSGTDRWAVAQAAPFRRIDVHGNLALYPASYGYASGGFIADTKVSGQASSVSQQQWYTRNSDLGSWDGGVWNMVFSGVSGAPSTTFPNPPETTLATTPVSRDVPYLYVDGSGDYRVFEPSLETNSSGASWANGSTAGTSLPMSQFYVVKAGDTAETINNALSEGCNLFVTPGVYHLDQTLDVTRADTTILGVGYPTFVPDNGVDAMKVADVDGVRLKGLLFDAGTTNSQALLTVGPSGSSADHSADPTTIQDVFFRIGGENAGKATDSLVVNSNDTIIDHIWAWRADHGNSGSVGWTTNTADNGLTVNGDDVLADGLFVEHYQKYEVVWNGQGGRTIFFQNENPYDPPDQASWTSSPGVDGYAAYKVGDDVTTHEAWGLGSYCYFNVNPSVDNYHAFEAPDTAGVKFHDALTVSLGGVGTISHVINDTGAVTASDTTPTDVVSYP; from the coding sequence ATGCGCAGACCATCCCTCGCGGCCCCCACCGCGGACCGCCGGCGCCCCGCGAGCACCCGCCGGCGCGGCTACGCCGCACTCGGCGCCGGCGCGCTGCTGCTCGCCACGCTGACGGGCCTGACCGGAGCGGCCGGCTCCGCCTCGGCGGAGTCCGCCGGCCGCGGCGGCGCGGCCGCCCGGCCCGCCGCCGACGCCGCGGACTGCCCGGCGCAGTCCGACACCCCCGACTTCGGGCCGAACGTGCACGTCTTCGACCCGTCGATGGGCGACGCCGCGATCCAGTCGGAACTCGACACCCAGTTCAACCAGATGAAGGACACCGCCACCGCCCAGTTCAGCGAGAACCGGGTGGCCGACCTGTTCAAGCCGGGTACCTACGGCGTCGAGGACAACGTCGGCTTCTACACCTCCGTGGCGGGCCTCGGCCAGAACCCGGACGACGTCACCATCAACGGCGACGTGACCGTGGACGCCTTCAACGCCTCCGACGCCGGCAACGCCACGCAGAACTTCTGGCGCAGCGCGGAGAACCTGGCGATCAACCCCTCCAGCGGCACCGACCGCTGGGCGGTGGCCCAGGCCGCGCCCTTCCGCCGCATCGACGTGCACGGCAACCTGGCGCTCTACCCGGCCAGTTACGGCTACGCCAGCGGCGGCTTCATCGCCGACACCAAGGTCAGCGGCCAGGCGTCGTCGGTGTCGCAGCAGCAGTGGTACACCCGCAACAGCGACCTCGGCAGCTGGGACGGCGGGGTGTGGAACATGGTCTTCTCCGGCGTGTCCGGAGCGCCGTCCACCACGTTCCCCAACCCGCCGGAGACCACGCTCGCCACCACCCCGGTCTCCCGTGACGTGCCGTACCTGTACGTGGACGGCTCGGGCGACTACCGGGTGTTCGAGCCGAGCCTGGAGACGAACTCCTCGGGTGCGAGCTGGGCGAACGGCAGCACCGCCGGCACCTCGCTGCCGATGAGCCAGTTCTACGTGGTGAAGGCCGGCGACACGGCCGAGACCATCAACAACGCGCTCTCCGAGGGCTGCAACCTGTTCGTCACCCCGGGCGTCTACCACCTGGACCAGACGCTCGACGTGACGCGCGCGGACACCACCATCCTGGGCGTCGGCTACCCGACCTTCGTCCCGGACAACGGCGTGGACGCGATGAAGGTCGCCGACGTGGACGGGGTCCGGCTCAAGGGCCTGCTCTTCGACGCCGGCACCACCAACTCGCAGGCGCTGCTGACCGTCGGGCCCTCCGGGTCCTCCGCTGACCACTCGGCCGACCCGACCACGATCCAGGACGTCTTCTTCCGGATCGGCGGGGAGAACGCCGGCAAGGCCACCGACAGCCTGGTCGTCAACAGCAACGACACCATCATCGACCACATCTGGGCCTGGCGGGCCGACCACGGCAACTCCGGCTCGGTCGGCTGGACCACCAACACCGCCGACAACGGCCTGACCGTCAACGGCGACGACGTCCTGGCCGACGGCCTGTTCGTCGAGCACTACCAGAAGTACGAGGTGGTGTGGAACGGCCAGGGCGGCAGGACGATCTTCTTCCAGAACGAGAATCCCTACGACCCGCCGGACCAGGCGTCCTGGACGAGTTCCCCGGGCGTCGACGGCTACGCGGCCTACAAGGTGGGCGACGACGTCACCACCCACGAGGCATGGGGCCTGGGCAGCTACTGCTACTTCAACGTCAACCCGTCCGTGGACAACTACCACGCCTTCGAGGCACCCGACACGGCCGGAGTGAAGTTCCACGACGCGCTGACCGTCTCGCTCGGCGGCGTGGGCACCATCAGCCACGTCATCAACGACACCGGGGCGGTCACCGCCTCCGACACGACGCCGACCGACGTGGTGAGCTACCCGTAG
- a CDS encoding glycosyltransferase family 39 protein — protein sequence MTLTPVHPSGRAALTAPAPARPRPPDPGVRRGTAPPAAGRSSGWTRRPVAQTLLLLALALAVRAPSFRRPFWSPDEGYLGTEAVALRHGGRMYADVVDRKPPLVPWLYEACFALTGPGTLWLVRVCAVVALAVTAVCVARLAAGEWGPWAGLPAGVLTIAASAALPPPDAMAATFEVFMLPATAAAVYFAARHRFLAAGLALAAATLTKQVGLAPLLPIAVQVLTAPRRRLRYGAALAAGLALPIAGCALLLGVHSFVFWNYLSSGSYASSAPGVAAVCGHAGSALGRLALPFAGVAPFLPRLRGRRHRIGAFDRTLLLWLLASAAGVSAGFRFYGHYFLQLLPPLALLALRALHAAFGHAGRGAVRPARRWTPYRTPYPARGRAPARRGADARGRATALACAVAVAVCAAFGAGALRARPPELGRSLDLAAAVDADSRPGQSVFLWSMHPEVYWLADRPAASRYLTAGLLTNFSGGADVRRVGARYAVPGAWAGLRRELAAAPPCLVVDDSAGTPYQMAGYPLLAHLVDRGYTRVARVDGAPVYRRSGC from the coding sequence GTGACCCTCACGCCTGTGCACCCCTCCGGCCGGGCCGCCCTGACGGCACCGGCCCCGGCCCGCCCGCGACCGCCGGACCCCGGCGTCCGGCGCGGCACGGCGCCGCCGGCCGCCGGAAGGTCATCCGGGTGGACCCGCCGCCCGGTCGCGCAGACGCTGCTCCTGCTCGCCCTCGCGCTCGCCGTGCGCGCGCCCTCCTTCCGCCGCCCGTTCTGGAGCCCGGACGAGGGCTACCTCGGCACCGAGGCGGTCGCCCTGCGCCACGGCGGCCGGATGTACGCCGACGTGGTGGACCGCAAGCCGCCCCTGGTGCCCTGGCTGTACGAGGCGTGCTTCGCCCTGACCGGTCCCGGCACGCTCTGGCTGGTCCGGGTGTGCGCGGTGGTGGCGCTGGCGGTCACCGCGGTGTGCGTGGCCCGCCTGGCGGCCGGGGAGTGGGGGCCGTGGGCGGGGCTGCCGGCCGGGGTGCTCACGATCGCCGCGTCGGCGGCGCTGCCGCCGCCCGACGCGATGGCCGCGACCTTCGAGGTCTTCATGCTCCCGGCGACCGCGGCCGCCGTGTACTTCGCCGCCCGCCACCGCTTCCTGGCCGCCGGACTGGCGCTGGCCGCCGCGACTCTCACCAAACAGGTCGGGCTCGCCCCCCTGCTGCCGATCGCGGTCCAGGTGCTCACCGCCCCGCGCCGCCGCCTGCGGTACGGCGCGGCGCTGGCCGCCGGACTGGCGCTGCCGATCGCCGGCTGCGCCCTCCTGCTGGGCGTGCACTCCTTCGTCTTCTGGAACTACCTGTCCTCCGGGTCCTACGCCTCCTCCGCGCCGGGGGTCGCGGCGGTGTGCGGGCACGCGGGCAGCGCCCTGGGCCGGCTCGCCCTGCCCTTCGCGGGCGTCGCGCCCTTCCTGCCGCGGCTGCGGGGGCGGCGCCACCGGATCGGCGCCTTCGACCGCACGCTGTTGCTGTGGCTGCTCGCTTCCGCCGCGGGAGTGAGCGCCGGATTCCGCTTCTACGGCCACTACTTCCTGCAACTCCTCCCCCCGCTGGCCCTGCTGGCGCTGCGCGCGCTCCACGCCGCCTTCGGGCACGCCGGCCGCGGCGCCGTACGCCCCGCCCGGCGGTGGACGCCGTACCGGACTCCGTACCCGGCGCGGGGGCGCGCCCCCGCCCGCAGGGGCGCGGACGCCCGCGGTCGGGCCACCGCCCTCGCCTGTGCGGTGGCGGTGGCGGTGTGCGCGGCCTTCGGCGCGGGCGCGCTGCGGGCGCGGCCGCCGGAGCTGGGCCGGTCGCTCGACCTGGCCGCGGCGGTGGACGCCGACAGCCGGCCCGGGCAGAGTGTCTTCCTGTGGAGCATGCACCCGGAGGTGTACTGGCTCGCCGATCGGCCCGCCGCCAGCCGCTACCTGACCGCGGGGCTGCTCACCAACTTCAGCGGCGGCGCCGACGTGCGCCGCGTCGGGGCCCGCTACGCCGTACCGGGCGCGTGGGCCGGCCTGCGCCGCGAACTGGCCGCCGCTCCCCCGTGCCTGGTGGTCGACGACTCCGCCGGCACCCCCTACCAGATGGCCGGCTACCCGCTGCTGGCCCACCTGGTGGACCGCGGGTACACGCGGGTCGCCCGGGTGGACGGGGCGCCGGTCTACCGCCGGTCCGGCTGCTGA
- a CDS encoding MFS transporter, whose product MGTRDSGRAVRSYLGGAAAARVGDEMSGPALLLAGLAATGSASRAAAVPAALMVSAAVGGPLFGALLDRSARPGRLLATALGGYAAALALLITTLGRLPIGASVLLAGLAGSAGPALSGGWTAQLPRVAVGRAFARANALDAMTYDLAGLVGPALAGVVAGPAGAPVAVAAAAGLVGSALPSAWALPSAWASPSGWEPPRGPSASGRPRTSDGSGGTGRAGTSGGSVRAGDPSAPTEPGRPFGTGKPCETAAPGTSGAPTGKGASDRPGSPGTSGGSVRAGDPSAPTEPGRPFGTGKPRETAAPGTSGAPTGKGASDRPGSRGTSGGSGGPRPPRIPVRADLAAGFRAIRRSPALARATAASVVSCVGAGLFVTCAPLLGAAVLGGAGRGAYLLSGAAAAALAANALLARRPRAPRPDTVLRYATLVLGSGCLLAATGRPVALAAAALLVGAGQGPQLTALFAIRHREAPARLRGQVFTTGASLKTTGYAVGTALAGLLATRSLPAALLTAAAFQALALLPLALRPAPARQADTVGPRPPAEPR is encoded by the coding sequence ATGGGAACGCGTGACAGCGGCCGGGCCGTCCGGTCGTACCTCGGGGGCGCGGCCGCGGCCCGGGTGGGCGACGAGATGTCGGGGCCCGCGCTGCTGCTGGCCGGGCTGGCCGCCACCGGGTCGGCCTCGCGTGCGGCGGCGGTACCGGCCGCGCTGATGGTGTCGGCGGCGGTCGGCGGCCCGCTGTTCGGCGCGCTGCTCGACCGGTCCGCCCGCCCGGGGCGCCTGTTGGCGACGGCACTCGGCGGGTACGCCGCCGCGCTGGCGCTGCTGATCACGACGCTCGGCCGGCTGCCGATCGGGGCGAGCGTCCTCCTCGCGGGGCTGGCCGGGTCGGCGGGACCGGCCCTCTCCGGCGGGTGGACCGCGCAACTGCCCCGGGTGGCCGTTGGCCGCGCCTTCGCCCGGGCCAACGCGCTCGACGCGATGACGTACGACCTGGCGGGCCTGGTGGGTCCCGCGCTCGCCGGAGTGGTGGCCGGGCCGGCGGGGGCGCCGGTGGCCGTGGCGGCGGCCGCCGGGCTGGTGGGATCGGCGCTGCCGTCGGCATGGGCGCTGCCGTCCGCGTGGGCGTCGCCGTCCGGGTGGGAGCCGCCGCGGGGGCCGAGTGCGTCGGGAAGGCCGCGCACGTCGGACGGCTCCGGCGGCACGGGCCGGGCGGGCACCTCGGGCGGCTCCGTCCGTGCGGGAGACCCGAGTGCCCCCACCGAGCCGGGCCGCCCCTTCGGTACGGGCAAACCCTGCGAAACCGCCGCCCCGGGCACTTCCGGCGCCCCCACCGGCAAGGGCGCCTCCGACCGGCCAGGCAGCCCGGGCACATCGGGCGGTTCCGTCCGTGCGGGAGACCCGAGTGCCCCCACCGAGCCGGGCCGCCCCTTCGGTACGGGCAAACCCCGCGAAACCGCCGCCCCGGGCACTTCCGGCGCCCCCACCGGCAAGGGCGCCTCCGACCGGCCAGGCAGCCGGGGCACCTCGGGCGGTTCCGGCGGACCGCGTCCACCTCGCATACCGGTGCGCGCCGACCTGGCCGCCGGGTTCCGCGCGATCCGCCGCTCGCCCGCGCTCGCCCGGGCCACGGCCGCCTCGGTGGTGTCGTGCGTCGGCGCCGGCCTGTTCGTCACGTGCGCACCGCTGCTCGGCGCCGCGGTTCTGGGTGGCGCCGGCCGCGGCGCGTACCTGCTGTCCGGCGCCGCGGCCGCCGCGCTCGCCGCCAACGCGCTGCTCGCGCGCCGTCCCCGAGCCCCGCGCCCGGACACCGTGCTGCGGTATGCCACGCTCGTGCTCGGCTCCGGCTGCCTGCTCGCGGCGACGGGACGGCCGGTCGCCCTCGCCGCCGCCGCGCTGCTGGTCGGCGCGGGCCAGGGCCCGCAGCTCACCGCGCTGTTCGCGATCCGCCACCGCGAGGCCCCGGCCCGCCTGCGCGGCCAGGTCTTCACGACGGGCGCCAGCCTCAAGACCACCGGGTACGCCGTGGGCACCGCGCTCGCCGGTCTCCTGGCCACCCGCTCCCTGCCCGCCGCCCTCCTCACCGCCGCCGCGTTCCAGGCGCTCGCGCTGCTGCCCCTCGCGCTGCGCCCGGCTCCCGCCCGCCAGGCGGACACGGTGGGGCCGCGCCCGCCCGCCGAGCCCCGCTGA
- a CDS encoding helix-turn-helix transcriptional regulator, translating into MAGVDRENLAAEVRAFLGSRRARITPEEAGLPVHGGGNRRVAGLRREEVALLAGMSVDYYVRLERGNLGGVSDSVLEGLARALRLDEAERAHLYDLARSATPPGRRPTVTASRVRPTVLRLLDAMAGVPAYVRNARFDVLAANALGRALYAPVFDSPLFARRGPVNTARFLFLDPAGRDFWPDWEKAADDSVAFLRTETGRAPHDRALTDMVGELTTRSEDFARRWARHDVKFHRSGVKSLHHPLVGDLVLPYEAMDLPSDPGLRLNVYTPEPDSPEREALGLLASWAGAGGAVPARND; encoded by the coding sequence GTGGCCGGAGTCGACAGGGAGAACCTGGCCGCCGAGGTCCGCGCGTTTCTCGGCAGCCGGCGGGCGCGCATCACCCCCGAGGAGGCGGGTCTACCGGTCCACGGCGGCGGGAACCGCCGCGTCGCGGGTCTGCGGCGTGAGGAGGTCGCCCTGCTCGCCGGCATGAGCGTGGACTACTACGTCCGCCTGGAGCGCGGCAACCTCGGCGGCGTCTCGGACTCGGTGCTGGAGGGACTGGCCCGCGCGCTGCGGCTCGACGAAGCCGAGCGCGCCCACCTCTACGACCTGGCCCGCTCGGCCACCCCGCCCGGGCGGCGCCCCACCGTGACCGCGTCCCGGGTGCGGCCCACCGTCCTGCGGCTGCTCGACGCGATGGCCGGCGTGCCGGCGTACGTACGCAACGCGCGGTTCGACGTGCTCGCCGCGAACGCGCTGGGCCGGGCCCTGTACGCGCCGGTGTTCGACTCCCCGCTGTTCGCCCGGCGCGGCCCGGTCAACACCGCCCGGTTCCTCTTCCTGGACCCCGCGGGACGTGACTTCTGGCCCGACTGGGAGAAGGCCGCGGACGACTCCGTCGCCTTCCTTCGGACCGAGACGGGCCGGGCGCCCCACGACCGGGCGCTGACCGACATGGTCGGGGAGCTCACCACCAGGAGTGAGGACTTCGCGCGCCGCTGGGCCCGCCACGACGTGAAGTTCCACCGCAGCGGCGTGAAGAGCCTGCACCACCCGCTGGTCGGCGATCTCGTCCTGCCCTACGAGGCGATGGACCTGCCCTCCGACCCGGGCCTGCGCCTCAACGTCTACACCCCCGAACCGGACTCGCCGGAGCGGGAGGCCCTGGGCCTCCTGGCCAGTTGGGCGGGCGCCGGCGGGGCCGTTCCCGCCCGGAACGACTGA